A portion of the Bifidobacterium lemurum genome contains these proteins:
- a CDS encoding gamma-glutamyl-gamma-aminobutyrate hydrolase family protein: MRSVRQSKRPLPVVGVVPLWDDRLDSLWMLPGYFDGVIEAGGTPVMLPLTDDGERVEQLADMCDAILFTGGHDVDPALYGETPGPHTTELCPARDRMETLLLHATLERDKPVLGICRGIQFLNAALGGTLWQDLPSERSCEIEHHGKPPYDRPVHTVRVVPESPLASVLWKERDSERQQDGQNQCGPFDEFHPAPYTLAVNSYHHQGIDRLAPSLVAMAHAPDGLVEAVYMPGKRFVWAVQWHPEFSHRVDANARAIFSAFVASC; this comes from the coding sequence TTGCGGTCTGTGCGACAGTCGAAACGGCCCCTGCCAGTTGTGGGCGTGGTTCCATTGTGGGATGACCGGTTGGACAGCCTATGGATGCTGCCCGGATATTTTGACGGCGTTATCGAGGCGGGCGGCACTCCGGTGATGCTGCCGTTGACCGACGACGGCGAACGCGTCGAACAGCTGGCGGATATGTGTGATGCGATTCTGTTCACCGGAGGCCATGACGTCGATCCCGCCCTGTACGGCGAAACTCCGGGGCCGCATACCACGGAGCTGTGTCCCGCCCGCGACCGCATGGAAACGCTGCTGCTGCATGCGACGCTCGAGCGGGACAAGCCGGTGCTGGGCATCTGCCGCGGCATCCAATTCCTCAACGCCGCTTTAGGCGGTACGCTGTGGCAGGATCTGCCCTCCGAACGCTCCTGCGAAATCGAACATCACGGCAAACCGCCTTATGACCGCCCCGTGCACACGGTGCGGGTCGTTCCGGAATCCCCCTTGGCCAGCGTTCTTTGGAAGGAACGGGATTCCGAACGGCAACAGGACGGGCAGAACCAGTGCGGTCCGTTCGATGAATTCCATCCGGCGCCTTACACCTTGGCCGTGAACAGCTACCACCACCAGGGCATCGACAGGCTCGCGCCGTCGCTCGTCGCCATGGCCCACGCTCCGGACGGACTCGTCGAAGCGGTGTACATGCCGGGGAAGCGATTCGTTTGGGCGGTCCAATGGCATCC